The following proteins are co-located in the Gossypium hirsutum isolate 1008001.06 chromosome A02, Gossypium_hirsutum_v2.1, whole genome shotgun sequence genome:
- the LOC107938786 gene encoding protein TRIGALACTOSYLDIACYLGLYCEROL 2, chloroplastic isoform X2 produces the protein MVGNTLVQIPACPSLSSSTLTTLPHSSPKVLPCLPPKLRMRLAKVRAMSASTEHNPQPGSSEQKNPLAVVLDIPQNFWRQTLRPLSDFGFGRRSIWEGGVGLFLVSGTVLLALSLAWLRGFQIRSKFRKYLAMFEFAQASGICTGTPVRIRGVTVGNVVRVNPSLKSIEAVVEVEDDKIIIPRNSLIEVNQSGLLMETLIDITPRDPIPSPSVGPLDAECVKEGLIVCDRQKIKGEQGVSLDALVGIVTRLARQMEEIGIANTYSLAERVAAVIQDAKPLLTK, from the exons ATGGTTGGAAATACATTAGTCCAGATTCCAGCATGCCCGTCTTTGTCATCTTCAACTTTGACCACCCTCCCGCATTCTTCTCCAAAAGTTTTGCCATGTCTTCCGCCTAAACTAAGAATGAGGTTGGCAAAAGTTAGAGCTATGTCTGCTAGTACTGAGCATAACCCACAACCCGGTTCTTCGGAGCAAAAGAATCCGCTTGCTGTTGTTTTAGATATTCCTCAGAATTTTTGGAGACAAACATTACGTCCATTGAGTGATTTTGGGTTTGGTCGTAGAAGCATTTGGGAAGGTGGGGTTGGGTTGTTTCTTGTGTCAGGTACTGTGCTGCTTGCACTTAGTCTGGCTTGGTTGAGGGGGTTTCAGATTCGTTCTAAATTCCGGAAGTACCTAGCGATGTTTGAATTTGCTCAGGCATCTGGTATTTGCACTGGAACACCTGTTAGGATTAGAGGGGTGACTGTAGGCAATGTTGTACGTGTTAATCCCTCCCTGAAAAGTATAGAAGCTGTTGTTGAG gttgaagatgataagATTATTATACCTCGAAATTCGCTGATTGAGGTCAACCAATCTGGTCTTTTGATGGAAACTTTGATTGACATCACACCACGGGATCCAATTCCATCACCTTCTGTGGGACCTCTTGATGCAGAATGTGTTAAGGAAGGCCTAATTGTATGTGATAGGCAAAAGATAAAGGGGGAACAAGGGGTAAGTCTGGATGCCTTGGTAGGGATTGTCACCCGTCTTGCTCGTCAAATGGAGGAAATTGGTATTGCCAACACCTATTCACTTGCCGAGCGCGTTGCTGCTGTTATTCAGGATGCAAAGCCCCTGCTCACGAAG tgA
- the LOC107938786 gene encoding protein TRIGALACTOSYLDIACYLGLYCEROL 2, chloroplastic isoform X1: MVGNTLVQIPACPSLSSSTLTTLPHSSPKVLPCLPPKLRMRLAKVRAMSASTEHNPQPGSSEQKNPLAVVLDIPQNFWRQTLRPLSDFGFGRRSIWEGGVGLFLVSGTVLLALSLAWLRGFQIRSKFRKYLAMFEFAQASGICTGTPVRIRGVTVGNVVRVNPSLKSIEAVVEVEDDKIIIPRNSLIEVNQSGLLMETLIDITPRDPIPSPSVGPLDAECVKEGLIVCDRQKIKGEQGVSLDALVGIVTRLARQMEEIGIANTYSLAERVAAVIQDAKPLLTKIEAMAEDVQPLLSELRDSGLLQEVENLTRCLTQASEDLRTHLPRMGKRWHQCFILIAAVSKHFLRGYVGIHSSGFRNFLLKPELLRFIVDSGFEHPSEGKVLNSCLMLTFVNSMN; encoded by the exons ATGGTTGGAAATACATTAGTCCAGATTCCAGCATGCCCGTCTTTGTCATCTTCAACTTTGACCACCCTCCCGCATTCTTCTCCAAAAGTTTTGCCATGTCTTCCGCCTAAACTAAGAATGAGGTTGGCAAAAGTTAGAGCTATGTCTGCTAGTACTGAGCATAACCCACAACCCGGTTCTTCGGAGCAAAAGAATCCGCTTGCTGTTGTTTTAGATATTCCTCAGAATTTTTGGAGACAAACATTACGTCCATTGAGTGATTTTGGGTTTGGTCGTAGAAGCATTTGGGAAGGTGGGGTTGGGTTGTTTCTTGTGTCAGGTACTGTGCTGCTTGCACTTAGTCTGGCTTGGTTGAGGGGGTTTCAGATTCGTTCTAAATTCCGGAAGTACCTAGCGATGTTTGAATTTGCTCAGGCATCTGGTATTTGCACTGGAACACCTGTTAGGATTAGAGGGGTGACTGTAGGCAATGTTGTACGTGTTAATCCCTCCCTGAAAAGTATAGAAGCTGTTGTTGAG gttgaagatgataagATTATTATACCTCGAAATTCGCTGATTGAGGTCAACCAATCTGGTCTTTTGATGGAAACTTTGATTGACATCACACCACGGGATCCAATTCCATCACCTTCTGTGGGACCTCTTGATGCAGAATGTGTTAAGGAAGGCCTAATTGTATGTGATAGGCAAAAGATAAAGGGGGAACAAGGGGTAAGTCTGGATGCCTTGGTAGGGATTGTCACCCGTCTTGCTCGTCAAATGGAGGAAATTGGTATTGCCAACACCTATTCACTTGCCGAGCGCGTTGCTGCTGTTATTCAGGATGCAAAGCCCCTGCTCACGAAG ATTGAAGCCATGGCCGAAGATGTGCAACCTTTGTTATCTGAACTTCGTGATAGTGGTCTGCTTCAGGAGGTTGAGAATTTGACCAGATGTCTAACACAAGCCTCTGAGGATTTAAG AACACACTTACCCAGGATGGGAAAGAGATGGCATCAGTGCTTTATACTTATCGCAGCTGTGTCAAAGCACTTCCTCAG GGGGTATGTTGGAATTCACAGTTCGGGATTCAGAAACTTTCTGCTGAAACCGGAGCTGCTTCGATTTATTGTGGATTCTGGTTTTGAACATCCTTCCGAAGGCAAAGTTTTAAACTCATGTCTGATGTTAACATTCGTGAATTCCATGAATTAA